In Synergistaceae bacterium, the genomic window TTTATACCTTTTTCATACACTATTAATCACCTGCCTTTGATAAAATCTTTAAAATTTCTACTTTGTCTTCCGGACTCAGATCAGGGAAGCGTTTAGCAAATGTACATACAAGACATCTGTCTTTCGTATTTACTTTTGATAAATCGAGACTTAATTTTGACACAGACCCTTCAACTGCCTCATTCAAGGAAATACGAGCCTCATCATCAAGCCGATACCGGTCGCAAATTTTGCCTACAATGCCGTCAGGGATACTTTTACGTCCTGTTTCTATAGAAGATAGGAAGGCTGAAGATACATCTAGTGTTCCCGCCATATCTCTTAATAAAAGCCCATTATCTATCCGGAACTTGCGTAACCATTTTCCGAAGGCATTTAACATAATGCTCGCTCCTTTCTTATTTTAAATAATTTTAGGTGAATAAATTTTACTCTATCAAGTTAATTTTATCAACTTATAAAGATTAATTATTTATGCCCGGAATTAAATAAAAATTATCGCCATCACCGGGAGGCATTAATATCATCTCCGCTAATTTCTGGGAAAATTCCCCCCTGTATTTCGTAACCGTTCGAGGCGCAAGACTGTAACGCGCGGCTACATATCCAAGCCGGGA contains:
- a CDS encoding helix-turn-helix transcriptional regulator — encoded protein: MLNAFGKWLRKFRIDNGLLLRDMAGTLDVSSAFLSSIETGRKSIPDGIVGKICDRYRLDDEARISLNEAVEGSVSKLSLDLSKVNTKDRCLVCTFAKRFPDLSPEDKVEILKILSKAGD